In Betaproteobacteria bacterium, one genomic interval encodes:
- a CDS encoding DUF1838 family protein, with the protein MQLTKHVICRLTAAAVTLCLMSASACALDLSKPEDAYKALLRVVGNIDGKPVFKDWEATIFVVLPGEKAKPIMRMQGYNAGRMIAKVDGSYEWVTREVSYYQDLKTGEIIERWANPFNSKKVCVVQVANDPVSNKFPPPSKDSPSPFNVTGEIASLRWDVPLAYPNALPPADHPDESTGPTYLASEHFIFFANTADLTSDTQRSTPTHFSWFRTGPWLPWMKLGQAPGYLIYSGQGRKYDNFNQLPAKVKDYTLKNFPAYVTAPDSFYQPNETSWTYYAKLKKAGKLPNHCE; encoded by the coding sequence ATGCAACTGACCAAACACGTGATTTGTCGCTTGACAGCCGCTGCCGTCACGCTGTGCCTGATGTCAGCGTCCGCATGCGCACTCGACCTGTCCAAGCCTGAGGACGCGTACAAAGCCTTGCTGCGCGTCGTTGGCAACATCGACGGCAAGCCGGTCTTCAAAGACTGGGAGGCCACAATTTTTGTCGTCCTGCCGGGTGAGAAGGCCAAACCGATCATGCGTATGCAGGGCTACAACGCCGGCCGAATGATTGCCAAGGTCGACGGCAGCTACGAATGGGTGACTCGCGAAGTGTCTTACTATCAGGACCTGAAAACCGGTGAAATTATCGAACGCTGGGCCAACCCCTTCAATAGCAAGAAGGTCTGCGTCGTCCAGGTGGCCAACGACCCCGTCAGCAACAAGTTTCCGCCACCATCCAAAGACAGCCCAAGTCCGTTCAACGTGACCGGCGAGATCGCGTCGTTGCGCTGGGATGTGCCACTAGCCTACCCGAACGCACTGCCGCCAGCGGATCACCCCGATGAATCGACCGGACCGACCTATCTGGCGTCCGAGCATTTCATCTTCTTTGCCAACACCGCGGACCTGACCTCGGATACACAACGGTCGACACCCACCCACTTCTCCTGGTTTCGCACTGGTCCTTGGTTGCCTTGGATGAAATTGGGCCAAGCGCCTGGCTACCTGATCTACAGTGGTCAAGGCCGCAAATACGATAACTTCAATCAACTACCGGCGAAGGTCAAGGACTACACGCTAAAGAACTTTCCGGCCTACGTTACTGCGCCGGACAGCTTCTACCAGCCCAACGAAACGAGCTGGACTTATTACGCCAAGCTGAAGAAGGCCGGTAAGCTACCGAATCATTGCGAGTGA